The Oncorhynchus tshawytscha isolate Ot180627B linkage group LG05, Otsh_v2.0, whole genome shotgun sequence genome includes a window with the following:
- the LOC112232958 gene encoding WD repeat and coiled-coil-containing protein-like, with protein sequence MELGKAKLLRTGLNTLHQAIHPVHGIAWTDGKQVCLTSLYYDNGDVKFGDTNVIGQFEHVFGLSWGPLCCSGSPALLAVQHKKHVTVWQLQLSALEQNKLLCTQTCEMSEPFPLLSEGCVWHPKMDILSVLTKKDASVLFCVRVDNRRVKADIKDSGLIHCACWTKDGTRLVVAVGSSLYSYIYNDVQKSLLACSFCPIFDVGGYICAIESTGEAQVAVATELPLERICGLNAGIVFDVPSDSESSLPGHSSLMVMLDEDGCIDPRRRSFDSERSYLSCSPSGGPMDLTHLLAKHRRSDPSPLINLRRKDHLTGSGQDSSHLILVTYERKVTSTSKVSIPGILVPDILAFDSRGSMVAVASNTCSMVLIYCITPFAMPNVQQISLQKNERPKGVCFLSDKTLLLMIGRQKSNEPAFLPSSNTDKYILHLSSKEIVYDGETPASPSPNRQSPANFYPGIRRHSEHVFSKEEQQERVAIKELVLPGGGVIQSRSPGSSRRRLVEEVRSPEPSSVDFPYSDLCRPSDQSHSSTSSITVDNFDMEPINRMRGSVQSGDLSRPCSPYYNPGEKPHTELPTLPKTTPLAPREKERNMEQLSQNMERIFSRFSEVQQYLTEIRDFTQNGKRGLGTIYPNACEPPYVNITCQKQLSENVFIDERRPVLLCEGKLCLKVLQELFNLTIVEIMYGPLWIVLVADAEGFVPLTFKPKEELTVRNGRRKSPIRSPGSPDTCPSSPVKSPSSPAKSQT encoded by the exons ATGGAACTGGGCAAAGCCAAGTTGCTGAGGACCGGTCTGAACACGCTACACCAAGCCATCCACCCAGTTCACGGGATCGCATGGACGGATGGGAAACAGGTCTGCCTCACCTCCCTTTACTATGACAACGGTGACGTGAAATTCGGCGACACCAATGTCATTGGTCAGTTTGAGCATGTCTTCGGTCTCTCCTGGGGCCCTCTATGCTGCTCCGGCTCTCCTGCTCTGTTGGCCGTCCAACACAAGAAGCATGTCACAGTGTGGCAGCTGCAGCTCAGCGCTCTGGAACAGAACAAGCTGCTGTGCACTCAGACCTGTGAGATGAGCGAACCGTTCCCCCTTCTGTCTGAGGGATGTGTCTGGCATCCCAAGATGGACATCCTTTCTGTCCTTACCAAGAAAGATGCCTCTGTGCTGTTCTGTGTCCGTGTGGACAACCGCAGGGTGAAGGCTGATATTAAAGACAGTGGACTCATCCACTGTGCCTGCTGGACCAAAGATGGCACCCGGTTGGTTGTGGCCGTTGGAAGCTCCCTTTACTCCTACATCTATAACGATGTTCAGAAGAGTCTTTTAGCCTGCTCCTTCTGCCCTATCTTCGACGTGGGTGGGTACATCTGTGCCATCGAGTCGACAGGCGAAGCCCAGGTGGCAGTGGCTACAGAGCTGCCTCTGGAGAGGATCTGCGGGCTGAACGCAGGTATAGTCTTCGACGTGCCCTCAGATTCCGAGTCCTCCCTACCAGGACATTCTTCTCTTATGGTGATGTTGGATGAGGATGGCTGTATAGACCCCCGCAGGAGGTCCTTTGACTCGGAGAGGTCCTACCTGTCCTGCTCTCCGTCTGGCGGCCCTATGGACCTCACCCACCTCCTGGCCAAGCACCGGCGCTCCGACCCCAGTCCACTCATAAACTTGCGCCGCAAGGACCACCTGACCGGCTCCGGACAGGATTCATCTCACCTTATCCTTGTCACCTACGAACGGAAAGTCACCAGCACCAGTAAGGTCAGCATCCCTGGGATCCTGGTGCCAGACATCTTGGCCTTTGACTCCAGAGGCTCCATGGTGGCGGTGGCCTCCAACACGTGTAGCATGGTGCTGATCTACTGCATCACGCCCTTCGCTATGCCCAATGTCCAGCAGATCTCCTTACAGAAGAACGAGAGGCCCAAAGGCGTCTGCTTCCTCAGTGACAAGACGTTGCTTCTCATGATCGGCAGACAGAAGTCCAACGAACctgccttcctcccctcctccaacaCGGACAAATACATCCTGCACCTCTCCTCCAAGGAGATAGTCTACGACGGAGAAACCCCGGCGTCTCCCTCCCCGAACCGGCAATCCCCCGCTAATTTCTACCCGGGGATTAGGCGCCACTCGGAGCATGTCTTCTCTaaggaggagcagcaggagcGTGTGGCGATCAAGGAGTTGGTGCTGCCGGGAGGAGGTGTAATCCAGTCCCGTTCTCCagggagcagcaggaggaggctggtggaggaggtgaggagcCCGGAGCCCAGCTCAGTCGACTTTCCCTACTCTGACCTCTGCCGCCCCTCTGATCAATCCCACTCAAGCACCTCCTCCATTACGGTCGACAACTTCGACATGGAACCCATCAACCGGATGAGAGGGTCAGTGCAATCTGGGGACTTGAGTCGACCCTGCTCCCCATACTACAACCCTGGGGAGAAGCCCCACACGGAGCTCCCCACCCTGCCCAAGACCACCCCCCTGGCccccagagagaaggagaggaacatGGAGCAGCTGTCCCAGAACATGGAGAGGATTTTCTCTCGCTTCTCTGAGGTGCAACAGTATCTCACGGAGATCAGGGACTTCACTCAGAACGGGAAAAGGGGTTTGGGGACTATTTACCCCAATGCCTGTGAACCTCCATACGTTAACATCACATGTCAG AAGCAGCTGTCTGAAAATGTGTTTATAGATGAGAGAAGACCAGTGTTGCTGTGTGAGGGGAAGCTGTGTCTGAAGGTTCTTCAGGAGCTCTTTAACCTCACTATAGTAGAGATTATGTATG GTCCGTTGTGGATAGTCCTAGTGGCGGATGCAGAGGGCTTTGTACCCCTGACTTTTAAACCCAAAGAGGAGTTGACAGTGAGGAACGGCAGGAGGAAATCTCCCATCAGAAGCCCTGGCAGCCCAGACACATGCCCCTCCAGCCCTGTGAAATCTCCCTCAAGCCCAGCTAAATCACAGACTTGA